Genomic DNA from Oxyura jamaicensis isolate SHBP4307 breed ruddy duck chromosome 23, BPBGC_Ojam_1.0, whole genome shotgun sequence:
CATCAACATGCACACGGCAGATACAATCTGCAGGAACGTAACCACCAGCTCACCCGCGCGGTCTGACCGGCTGCGGCTTCAACCTGAGGCACGGGGAGTCTCTGCCATTAGAGAGAGAGCTTCTCCCTCCTTTTGTACCCCTTTGTGCTGACCTCCCcaggcttttctcttttctcatcaCAGCGCTGCAGAGGCAGGCGAGACTCCTCGGGGTGGGTACTGTCCTGCACGCTTGTCCCAGTGAGCgaaggcacagagctgctcaggTTGGACAAGGAGGGCGAGCACGGAAGAGCTCCCCAACCACCATGGGGACCAGGGaggcagcacaggagcagggcagctcgAGAACGTAACTTCTCTGTTCCTTCCTATCCAAAGGAGAGGGGATGGGAGGATAGCGCAAGTAGCCATGGCATTTGCTGCATCAGATATCTTGGGGCACGAGACAAGGCAGAACAAAGCTCTCGGGAGCCAGACAAGTGCAGACTCAGTGCTTGCCGaggtctgtgctgcagcatccGTGGGTTTTGGTCCTGGCCCAGGGAAAGGGATGCACAATGTGAGACCAAAACAGTactgaaaaaaggaaacagacatTGTGGGAGGAGAGGGTGAGGATGTGAGGCTAAGAGAAAACAGGGAGGAGGCACTTCAAAGGCAGGCAGGGTTGACCCAGTCCCCCCGCTGCAGTGTCAGGCTCAGCAGGGGACAGAGGCAAGGCAGCTCTGGCAGGGAGAGTGGCAGAAGGAAgtgcttttcttctcactttGGCATCAGAGCCTTTCCCTGGATCGCAAGCGTCCCTTTGAAACCCTGCACCTTGCCTCTTCGCACCTGGGTGCAGAGTGAGGGCTGCCAGAGCCCCATGCTAGCGGCACTTGGCCAGGCCCTGGGAACCAGCACTGCCCGGCCCCTGCCCCACACTGAAGGCACGCAAgtgggagcagctgggagggcagcGAGGAAATGGGGAGCTCAGCCGGCCCCGcggggtgccagcagcacccagccccctGCACCAAAACCAGGTGCTATGGCCAGGGACACATCACGGGGGAGCTGCACGAGCAGCGCTCTGTGGGAGCTCCCAGTCCCCGAGGAAGTGAGGCCGTGCTTTGAGGCTGGCTCTTTTCCAAAGGAGGGCAGTGCCCGGCTCCACAGAGGTGTTTGCAGGGGGAGAGATGGGGCCAGGGTCTGCAGTGCCCCCTCCATTGCAGCTGGGAGCATGGCCACATGCAGACAAGTGTGTGGGAGCGGATGGGATTTTCATTTGTGGGCACTGTGAGGGAGAGGACGAGCGGTGGCAAGGAAAGCGGTGCGAGGAGGTTGGCAGGGGAGAGTAAAGAATTTTCTTTATGGGTCCTTGGCTTCTGCAAAGCAGGAGAGATGCCTTGTCAGCTGGGTTTGTTCTCATGCCTGCGGGCAGTGAGTGCTGAAGAATTCCCATCTCCGAAGCAGGGGGATCAGAAAGCCCCAATCTCCGTCGCCCAGGAGCGGCAGATCCTGGATGCCCCCACTCTGATCCCGGGTCCCTGCATGGCGGCGCCCAAGGCCCCAGGCGCCGCATAAGCCGGCGGAACAGGGACGCTGGCGGAGGCTGGTGAGAAGAGGAACGTGGCGATCTGGCTGCCCTTGGATGAGCCCTCTCTCAGCACTCCCGTCGGCGACGGCATCCTGGGCACGGCCGCTACAGCTGTGGAGGAGCCTGTGCCACGGGCCCTGCGGCTGGAAGAGGCCATCCTGCCGGCCAGGAAGCTCCGGCGGGACGGCAGCATGTCGCCGGGGATGCGGCGAAGGGGAGCCGGCCTGACGGCGGGGCTCGGGTAGGCCAGGGAGGACGCAGTCACGACAAGAGGAGCGGGAGCAGCCTCCCGCCGGGGGACCTGCACAGGGCCGGCAGCACCGTGGAGGAAGGACCACGGCCACGTTTGGatgggcagcagggaggtggcCACCGGCGATGGCTCCATTTCAGCCACGTAATTATTCAGGTGGGAGAGGAGTCGCAGCCGGATGGGGTCAGCGGTGTTTTGTCCCTCGAGGATGCCCAGGTACCTGACAACTTCAGTGAGGCACTCGCGGAAGCCGATGCTCCTGTAATCGACAGCCAGAGCTCGAGCGTCTAAGAAGCCTGCAGGGAGAGGACACAGATGACAGTAAGTCCAAGCGGCATGCAGGAACATGCCTTAGTTTCACTACCCTCTCTAATGCACTGTGTATTTCACTTGAGGCACTTTGCTGCCGGGTGATATTACTGAAGCAGATAGCCAAGTGCGTGTCCGAAAGGACTGGACATTTGCATGCATGAGAACAGCATCCGCAGTTATCTCGTCAGGGTAAAACTGCCAGGGTCATGAAGCCTCTTACTCCAGCACGTGAGATGAGTAAGAGGTTTCATTAGCCATGCTCaggaaggaagaatttttttcttttgggctCTATCAGTTATTGCTGCTGGAAACATGCCCACAGGCTGGACGTGCCCTGGGTGCCTTTTTCAGAGGCCCCCCCCTGGGCCTGGCAGAGCAGCGGACGCGTGCCTCCTCGCGCACACCTCAGCACCACTTCCCTCTGCCTGGGTCCCAGTCTTGGACTCAGCTCTTTACGCTTCATTTAAACTGATAGCTGCAGGACACAGGACAGCGACAGAACCAGGACTACTGAGGTGAGAAAGCCCCAAGCcacaccccaccccccccaaaaaaaaaaaaaaaaaaagacaaaatgcaaacagctgATTTTTAAGCTTCTGCTCCCTACTTGTAGCTTCATGAGACGGTAAGTAATAAAGCAGAGAGTGTCACAGCCTGGCAAAGCACTGGACCACTTTGCTTTACAGGGTCTCTTGGGACAATACGGCCCTTTGTTGCAGTGCAGTCAAACTGAATATCTAAACAAATGTTCCAGACCAAGTTACTGCTCTGAACTAAAGCCTGGATGCCAGCAATGTCTCCGGCAAGCCAAAAGTGGGTGGTAAGCAAGCCAGAGGCTTCTTTACTGGAGCTGTGATCTCCATCCTGTTAACTGGAACAGGACAGAGGGGCTGTACAGAGGTCTCGGTACAAATGAGACCTTTGTTGAATTTTGCACA
This window encodes:
- the HEYL gene encoding hairy/enhancer-of-split related with YRPW motif-like protein, whose amino-acid sequence is MKRLCEESSSDTESDGTIDVGKEEEYSHVSRSVSPTTTSQIQARKKRRGIIEKRRRDRINSSLSELRRLVPTAFEKQGSSKLEKAEILQMTVDHLKMLHATGGAGFLDARALAVDYRSIGFRECLTEVVRYLGILEGQNTADPIRLRLLSHLNNYVAEMEPSPVATSLLPIQTWPWSFLHGAAGPVQVPRREAAPAPLVVTASSLAYPSPAVRPAPLRRIPGDMLPSRRSFLAGRMASSSRRARGTGSSTAVAAVPRMPSPTGVLREGSSKGSQIATFLFSPASASVPVPPAYAAPGALGAAMQGPGIRVGASRICRSWATEIGAF